The Aspergillus luchuensis IFO 4308 DNA, chromosome 4, nearly complete sequence DNA window ccccTTAaacactacactacactgCACCATCAACCTCgctcttcaccctctccaacacctccctcgcccatctctccctcctcagcaACTCCCCATTACACACAACCGGCAACCCGAGCACCTCATTTGCATGACAATCCGAAAACACAGGCCCTATTACCCCCCGCTCCCGACAAATTTGAACCGCATTCTCCAATAaattcctccccaccccgaTTCCCCGAAGATGTTGCTGCACAGTCCATGCTCGGATGACGCCAACAACTGGCTGGCAGGACCCTGTTCCTGGACTTGAAGGAGtatactgctgctggtactGGTAGAGCTGTTCCCGTACCACCGCATCCCGCACATGGCCCCAGAGTTCTTCCTCAGTGTGTATGATCCGCAGGACGAGCGTGCCGATCACCCGGTCTTGGTATTTCGTTACGAACATAatatctcctcttcccttctcgtcttcttcgtgtTTTTCTGCGTTGTGGAGATCTTTCCGCATGGGGGTACTATATCCCACTTTAGATGTAGAaaacgacgacgacgacgatgacgcaAGTCGAGATGGTGAAGGTGATTGCTCTCTCCGCCGATGCTTATACCTcgtccctcccctccataacCACACCCAGGTTCCCGTACGGCCTGCTTTCTCTAGGTATGGGTGTGTTGTGTGCGCCGCGGCGAGGAGATACAACATGATGCAGGCGGGCCAGATGATGAGTAGGAGGTACGGCCAGGTATCTtctccggtggtggtggtggtggtgccgagAGTGCGAGTGAAGAAGTAGGTTATGATGAGGGAGAAGGTAAGGCAGGAGAGCATGGCCGGATGGGTGAGCATGGAGCGGGCGGCGAGTTGGCGTTGTTGGGCGATGCTGTCTGCTATGAGGTGCAGGGAGGCGATTTGGTCGGCTTCGGTAGTGGTGAGGGAGGTTGTAAGGGGGTTGTTTGTGCTGCTAGACATCTTGATCTTGTGTGTGAactgggtttggggatgtgGGTGTTGGTATGAGAGAGGTTGTTTTGGGAGGTGGTTGGTGAGGTGAGAGAAGTATACAGGTGGGATGTGGTGAGTGAAAACATACTGACGCAGGTAATGAAATGCTATCtatgcttttttttttcaccgTGTTACTGGTTGAGTGTACATTG harbors:
- a CDS encoding uncharacterized protein (COG:S;~EggNog:ENOG410PKX0;~InterPro:IPR000182,IPR016181;~PFAM:PF00583;~TransMembrane:2 (i43-63o78-98i);~go_function: GO:0008080 - N-acetyltransferase activity [Evidence IEA]), which gives rise to MSSSTNNPLTTSLTTTEADQIASLHLIADSIAQQRQLAARSMLTHPAMLSCLTFSLIITYFFTRTLGTTTTTTGEDTWPYLLLIIWPACIMLYLLAAAHTTHPYLEKAGRTGTWVWLWRGGTRYKHRRREQSPSPSRLASSSSSSFSTSKVGYSTPMRKDLHNAEKHEEDEKGRGDIMFVTKYQDRVIGTLVLRIIHTEEELWGHVRDAVVREQLYQYQQQYTPSSPGTGSCQPVVGVIRAWTVQQHLRGIGVGRNLLENAVQICRERGVIGPVFSDCHANEVLGLPVVCNGELLRRERWAREVLERVKSEVDGAV